Sequence from the Nymphaea colorata isolate Beijing-Zhang1983 chromosome 9, ASM883128v2, whole genome shotgun sequence genome:
GGTAGAAATCGTCCTGTAAATTTGGCCCGATCAACAGCCGGTTGTGAACCAACTCGGCCACTTGCTGTCTCGTGCCGCAACTAGAGAGGGCAAGCACGGACACCTTTCGTGACACCTCTCGGATCTGAAGCTTCCAAGCTGCGACCGCGCCCCAGTTGCCGCCGCCAGCCCCGCGTATCGCCCAGAAGACATCCTTGCCCATACCGTCTCGGTCCAGAATACAGCCGGTAGCATCGAAGAAGACGGCGTCGATAACATTATCGGCTGCCAGGCCGTATTTCCTTGACAACATGCCAAACCCGCCGCCGGTGCTTTCCCtgacaacatgaaaaacccGCGGTCTCAGGAAGCTGGGGTCCGCGAATCGGAGGTTCTGGACGGAGAACCGAAACAGATGGTCGATCCGGGAAGCGTCGCGGGATAGCTGCAAATTTGACGTGAAGTTGCTCACTCCGTGCGCCTTTAGGCAGGTGGCAACATCCAGGTCGCCTGAGAACGTGAGGTCCAAGGGGTGAAGAAGATAAGCATGGAGACGGTCACAGCGAAGATGAGATTTCTCATGTTGCCCTTGTGGGCTTTTAGGCGGAGTGGAaccgctctctctccctctttctcttctggACTTTGAGATGCAGTAGGCAGAGAAGGTTTCGtgataaaaaacaaagagaagaaaatgttCCGCTCCAAGAAAGAAGAGTGACAGTTTGATACATGGGGATTGCGACGCTTCTTTGTGACCGACTTTCCGGTTCCGGCCGACTTTCTACGACGTCGGGATCGACTCATCGAACTTCTGAACTccagaaaaaagaatgaagcagCAAGCAGCGCCCACGTACCCTCTGGAGGACGTAACCAGAAGGACATGAATTCTCTCCTTCATGGTGATGTCAGCGTATCTGAAGCAATGGCAGGTGCCCTTTGCCTGCCTAACCATCTCACCATCTGCTCAAACCAGAAATCATGAAGTCATTTCTGTGCTTCTTCACTTGAACGAAGCAGAAATGAAGCATGAATGCCAACATCTCCTGGGGTGCGCCTTATACATGCATTCAAAATAAACAAGAATTAGCTGTGAAAATTAGGACACATGAATCTAGCTTGATGTAAGTAGGAATATGTACGCAATTGACAGTGTTTCAACGTGACGATCAGTGTAATCAACATCGCCCTTGTTAGTGATACACATCCTATCGGCCTCTCACCGCAACAATGAGGGGCTGGTTCTGGGTGTTTAAGCAGCAAATTCAGCTTTGCATTGGACGATATTTTcctataataataataataataataatagtacagttaatttgttttttaacaatttcaaATGGCCAGGGTGGGCTGATACAGACCGATGTGTTTATGTTTCAAAATGGTGCAAGGTCTGACCATATTGAAAATGAATTGATAGTAATGCTTTAAAACAGCCCCAAAGCAGTGTTTGGAAATGGGAACAAATTGTCATTGATGTATGAATTTACTTCAAAGATTTGAGCAGATTTATTCTCTTGAATCTGTCGAAATCTTtaggataaattcatgaaatagcAACAAACTGCTATTTAAGGGTGTTTAATAACATGAATGTTCCGTTGTTTGGGACATAGTGTTCCAATCTTTGGGACACATTCATAGAGCTTGGAACACAGTTTACCTGTTACCAAATTCTAATGGTACAAATTAGGTGGAACACATTTCTAAGTGAGATAAATTCTCCTATTTAATTATTGTTTTGCTAAAAGGACTGTCGAAGGATCGATAACTGAGTGCGTTCATACGGAAGGAACATTAAGAAATAGAAAGGAGCTTCAATAATACTCTTAGCAATGGCAGAGCGAgtcaaaaatgaatttcaagGGGCGCATATGTTTGGAAGCTGATTCAACAGAATCATTAGCCAGGCAGTTTGGGGATTTTCATTGTGAAACGAACATGGAAGGGTATCCACTACACCAACTAAAAGTGCTAATGGACTCATAGCAGCAATATCCAAACTCTCTCTGATCTCTTTAGAATCCCGTCCTCGACCAAATATAACTAATAACGGTAACTGTGTTTGAGTAAAGATTGCTCTTGTATATATTTCACCTTCCCCCATAACTATCTGAGACATCCCAAAGCGATTTTTCATGAAGTTGTAATATTTCTTGATTCTCACGTTCCAGACACTTGGTTCATGAGTGCATGTGTATTGTGTGAAAAAGCAACCCCATTGCAGGAGATCTTCACTTTACAGAACTGCCTAGGTTCCTTCTGCTCCATGGGAAGGACCTCCCAACAAAATATATCGTAGAGATTTC
This genomic interval carries:
- the LOC116260683 gene encoding LOW QUALITY PROTEIN: berberine bridge enzyme-like D-1 (The sequence of the model RefSeq protein was modified relative to this genomic sequence to represent the inferred CDS: inserted 4 bases in 3 codons; substituted 1 base at 1 genomic stop codon), translated to MVRQAKGTCHCFRYADITMKERIHVLLKVGRNRKVGHKEASQSPCIKLSLFFLGAEHFLLFVFYHETFSAYCISKSRRERGRESGSTPPKSPQGQHEKSHLRCDRLHAYLLHPLDLTFSGDLDVATCLKAHGVSNFTSNLQLSRDASRIDHLFRFSVQNLRFADPSFLRPRVFHVVRESTGGGFGMLSRKYGLAADNVIDAVFFDATGCILDRDGMGKDVFWAIRGAGGGNWGAVAAWKLQIREVSRKVSVLALSSCGTRQQVAELVHNRLLIGPNLQDDFYLSVXVGAGLLMCQHPKSLRRSRACILGPPEEALSSIKAKFPELRLSAAECREMSRIXSVFFFSGLREGITVSDLENRFLHEKNYFKAKSDYVRCSLPFTAIKEVFRILEEQSRGYAILDPCGGEMARISPDSIPFPHRDGNHYNIQYXWREEKRMHGMVILXMKWLIKFYGHTTLYVSTGPRTAYINYVDLDLGRLDLNATASNAQRAREWGERYFVGNYDRLVRVKRKCDPTNVFSNPQSIPPLAVVV